The Pangasianodon hypophthalmus isolate fPanHyp1 chromosome 5, fPanHyp1.pri, whole genome shotgun sequence genome includes a window with the following:
- the fer1l6 gene encoding fer-1-like protein 6 isoform X1 produces the protein MDQDKESSGSQSKNVFGLKVKKRKKKASKALVFANKSAQDYSESKSATEEPPGVEGVEVPQPGSDPGLSAYLSFREVTNTKRCMIFTSQFNMWFTKSVFVVCAILCLNRSKPVAKILESESKPQTFQISINITEARQLVGENIDPSVVIEIGDEKKQTSVKEGTNAPFYNEYFVFDFFAHQEIFFDKIIKLSVMHSKIMKSFCVGTFKIDVRTVYNQPGHQFTNKWAALMDPTDVSTGVKGHLKCDICVTGKGDVLPHSQKFSDPEEQIEKNPLLPEGFPSMRPWARYYVKVYRAEGLPRMNSSIMANVTKAFVSDNTALIDPYVVVSFFGQVGRTSTQKNSADPVWNEQVVFKEMFPPLCQRLKIQVLDEGSMNDVAIGTHYLDLRRISNDQDGDNGFLPTFGPAWVNIYGSARNSTLVDDSQDMNEGIGEGVSFRGRIYIQLTVEILSGGAESKPLLSMKMPFKDAKGGKAATKDPKAAAGGAGGGEEDKSKAMGAMVLPVDPPEMISDEDKENFLLFGAVFEATMIDRRIGDKHITFEFTIGNFGNFIDGATLPTTKKKVEKGPDPLSQETAMTTPLLEGQTSKPCKSTTPPEKPLIGDGIRNYLYLPISNKKPCVHVWSCWEDWTYRLHHSNMLDRIAIMFEEGVAKVTELDKLVDPCAEPFMCAVLQEFCKDAREFISFAEKKAKGTHLTVLDKKRLILCKQELESMIGIAGTIMEPKRKPLTVKEMLREAQILTHRIRFLVEEPQHTLPDVFVWLLSNNKRIAYARIPARHLLYSDKLVERGRDCGKIKTLFLKPPSKRGAAGWIVQAKVDVYLWLGSCREMSHMLENLPAGFEPQGSSSEEGTGSLPESLLYKDHHKFQLRAHMYQARGLIAADNTGLSDPFARVSFLSNTQSTAIIDQTLTPTWNQMLMVNKVSLYGDLSEIVKEPALVVIEVYDEDALGKPEYLGSTIAVPVVRLNEEPYTPAQLQYSPLFYGSISGGDILGAFELIQTGKHPLPEIEEPEGQIYPVPSYIRPVLCKYRIEVLFWGLRELKKVQLLPVDRPQVFIECAGKGVNSSVIQSYKSNPNFTVLVDSFDVELPENEYLHPPLTITVVDWRAFGRSTLVGSHVINNLGLFKYTPPSLPPPRQLPPEPAIIELAPLPGQEGTEAQSSEEVYITIEQEEISKPSQTPEPVPQDRKDRVSTKSKRRSTKRKKRTAADESADSVIDWWSKYYASVEKIQMSKQREANPFPHIYEAVPPLQNLLTDGITTMAKGMKEKKIEFNFKNVMEQTKIATLTIYDKELEAEFGPFDDWVKTFQLFRGKANEEESSGAERFVGNFKAGFCLYKLPDGDGSLDSGEYKISQGIPPNSTVNVLIRVYVVAASNLHPADPDGKADPYIVLKLGKNEIKDRDNYIPKQLNPVFGRSFEIQASFPKESLLRVLIYDYDVIGGDDLIGETQIDLENRFYSRHRATCGLPTEYAIEGYNAWRDSIKPTDLLIKLCKENKLDSPRFTPGRITIGEKVYTGKTVFADEDQVVESYEHLALKVLQRWEEMPGMGCKLVPEHIETRTLYLKDKPGMDQGQVQMWVDIFPMDMPHPGPPVDISPRKPKGYELRIIIWNTEDVILEDTNFITGQQSSDIYIKGWLKGLEDDGQETDVHYNSLTGEGNFNWRFVFPFHYLPAEKLVVVSKRENIFSLDKTEQKLPAVLVLQVWDFERLSSDDFLGSVELDLHWFPRGAKKAKECKMDMLNNHSENISIFQQKRAKGWWPFVKADELTGKVEAEFHLVTAEEAEKNPVGRARKEPEPLEKPNRPDTTFSWFVNPFKCFFHLIWKNYKKYIIAALLLLILALFLALLFYTLPGAISNRIVSG, from the exons ATGGATCAAGACAAAGAGAGCTCTGGATCACAAAG CAAAAATGTCTTTGGATTAAaagtgaagaagaggaagaagaaagccAGCAAAGCTCTAGTCTTTGCGAACAAAAGTGCTCAGG ATTATTCTGAGAGTAAAAGTGCTACTGAAGAACCACCAGGTGTAGAAGGTGTTGAAGTCCCTCAGCCTGGCAGTGACCCTGGTCTCTCTGCCTACTTGTCCTTCAGAGAAGTTACCAATACCAAGAGGTGCATGATTTTTACTTCTCAATTTAATATGTGGTTTACAAAGAGTGTATTTGTTGTCTGTGCTATTCTTTGTCTTAATAGATCCAAGCCTGTGGCCAAGATTTTGGAAAGTGAAAGTAAACCACAGACTTTTCAG ATTTCCATCAACATCACAGAGGCTAGACAGCTGGTTGGTGAAAACATTGACCCCAGTGTGGTCATTGAAATCGGAGACGAAAAGAAACAGACATCAGTAAAAGAGGGCACCAATGCACCGTTTTACAATGAG tATTTCGTGTTTGACTTCTTTGCACATCAAGAGATATTTTTTGACAAAATCATTAAACTATCA GTAATGCATTCAAAGATCATGAAAAGCTTTTGCGTGGGAACATTTAAGATTGATGTTAGAACCGTCTACAATCAGCCTG GTCATCAGTTTACCAATAAATGGGCAGCTCTTATGGATCCTACAGATGTCAGCACAGGAGTCAAAGGTCACTTGAAGTGTGACATCTGTGTGACGGGGAAAGGAGATGTGTTGCCCCATTCTCAGAAGTTTAGTGACCCTGAAGAGCAAATAGAAAA GAACCCACTGCTGCCTGAAGGTTTCCCATCTATGCGCCCATGGGCCCGTTATTATGTGAAAGTGTACAGAGCAGAAGGTCTTCCCAGGATGAATTCTAGCATCATGGCTAATGTGACCAAGGCGTTTGTTAGCGACAACACAGCTCTTATAGATCCATATGTGGTAGTATCTTTCTTTGGACAGGTG GGCCGGACCTCCACACAGAAGAACTCGGCAGACCCTGTATGGAATGAGCAGGTGGTATTTAAAGAGATGTTTCCTCCTTTGTGTCAGAGGCTAAAGATACAGGTACTGGATGAGGGTAGCATGAATGATGTAGCCATTGGGACTCACTACCTTGATCTGCGCAGAATTTCCAATGACCAGGATGGCGATAATG GTTTCCTCCCCACATTTGGTCCTGCCTGGGTCAACATCTACGGTTCAGCCCGTAACTCTACTCTTGTGGATGATAGTCAGGACATGAATGAGGGAATAGGGGAAGGGGTATCATTTAGAGGAAGGATTTACATCCAGCTAACTGTGGAGATCCTGTCTGGAGGGGCTGAGTCAAAACCTCTGCTCTCTATGAAGATGCCTTTTAAAGATGCTAAGGGTGGGAAAGCAGCAACTAAAGACCCTAAAGCTGCAGCAGGAGGGGCaggtggaggagaggaggacAAAAGCAAGGCTATGGGAGCCATGGTACTGCCTGTGGATCCACCTGAAATG ATCAGTGATGAGGACAAGGAGAACTTCCTGCTGTTTGGTGCTGTGTTTGAGGCTactatgattgacaggaggATTGGTGACAAACATATCACTTTTGAATTCACTattg GAAACTTTGGTAACTTTATTGATGGTGCCACTCTACCAACCACCAAGAAAAAAGTAGAGAAAGGTCCTGATCCTTTAAGCCAAGAAACTGCCATGACTACTCCTCTTCTAGAAGGTCAAACATCAAAGCCGTGCAAATCCACCACACCTCCAGAGAAGCCTCTTATTGGAGATGGAATCAG GAACTACTTATATTTACCCATTTCGAATAAGAAACCATGTGTCCATGTGTGGAGCTGCTGGGAGGACTGGACATACCGCCTCCACCATTCTAACATGCTGGACAGGATTGCCATCATGTTT GAAGAAGGAGTAGCCAAGGTGACAGAACTGGACAAGCTGGTGGATCCATGCGCCGAACCTTTTATGTGTGCTGTTTTACAAGAATTTTGTAAGGATGCCAG GGAGTTTATCAGTTTTGCTGAAAAGAAGGCGAAAGGAACCCATTTGACAGTGTTAGATAAGAAGAGGCTCATATTGTGCAAACAGGAACTG GAGAGCATGATAGGAATAGCTGGAACCATCATGGAACCAAAGAGAAAACCTCTAACTGTCAAAGAGATGCTGAGAGAAGCACAGATACTCACACACAGAATCAGATTCCTGGTGGAAGAG CCACAGCACACACTGCCAGACGTATTTGTGTGGTTGCTCAGTAATAATAAACGCATAGCGTATGCCCGCATCCCTGCACGCCACCTGCTTTACTCTGATAAACTTgtggaaagagggagagactgTGGCAAGATCAAAACCTTGTTCCTTAAG CCCCCGTCCAAGCGTGGAGCAGCTGGCTGGATAGTGCAGGCTAAAGTGGATGTGTACTTGTGGCTGGGCAGCTGCAGAGAGATGTCCCATATGCTGGAGAATCTCCCAGCAGGCTTTGAGCCACAGGGGTCATCATCAGAGGAGGGTACAGGCTCTCTTCCTGAGAGTTTACTCTATAAAG ACCATCATAAGTTTCAGCTGAGGGCTCATATGTACCAGGCTCGTGGGCTCATTGCAGCAGACAACACAGGCCTGTCAGACCCCTTCGCCAGAGTATCCTTCCTCTCCAACACTCAGTCCACAGCA ATAATTGACCAGACTCTTACCCCAACATGGAACCAGATGTTGATGGTAAATAAGGTGTCTCTGTATGGAGATCTCAGTGAGATAGTAAAAGAGCCAGCTCTTGTTGTTATTGAGGTCTACGATGAAGACGCACTG GGTAAGCCAGAGTACCTGGGCTCCACTATAGCTGTGCCAGTGGTCAGGCTCAATGAGGAGCCATACACACCAGCTCAGCTGCAGTACAGTCCACTTTTTTATGGTAGCATATCCGGTGGCGACATACTTGGAGCTTTTGAGCTTATCCAG ACAGGAAAGCATCCTCTACCTGAGATAGAGGAGCCAGAGGGCCAGATCTACCCTGTGCCTTCATACATCCGACCTGTGCTCTGCAAATACAGAATTGAA GTTCTCTTCTGGGGGTTGAGAGAACTGAAAAAGGTGCAGCTCCTGCCTGTGGATCGGCCCCAGGTCTTCATTGAGTGTGCAGGAAAAGGCGTTAACTCCTCTGTGATACAGAGCTACAAGAGCAACCCAAACTTCACCGTGCTTGTGGACTCCTTTGATGTG GAGCTGCCTGAGAATGAGTACCTCCACCCTCCTCTCACAATCACTGTGGTGGACTGGAGAGCCTTTGGCAGGAGCACTCTGGTGGGCAGCCATGTCATAAACAACCTGGGCCTGTTCAAATACACGCCTCCATCTTTACCCCCTCCCAGACAACTTCCACCTGAGCCAGCCATCATAGAGC TTGCACCACTTCCTGGACAAGAGGGCACTGAAGCACAATCCAGTGAGGAAGTATACATAACTATAGAGCAGGAGGAGATCAGCAAACCTTCTCAGACACCTGAGCCAGTGCCTCAGGACAGGAAG GACAGAGTCTCTACAAAGAGCAAGCGAAGATCTACTAAAAGGAAGAAACGCACTGCTGCTGACGAGTCTGCTGACAGCGTCATTGACTGGTGGTCTAAGTACTACGCTTCAGTAGAGAAAATCCAAATG TCAAAACAACGAGAGGCCAACCCATTTCCACACATCTACGAAGCTG tacctcctcTTCAGAACTTGCTCACAGATGGAATAACCACTATGG CTAAGGgaatgaaagagaagaaaattgAGTTTAACTTCAAGAATGTAATGGAGCAGACCAAGATTGCAACTTTAACG ATATATGACAAAGAGCTAGAGGCAGAGTTTGGTCCTTTTGATGACTGGGTCAAAACCTTTCAACTGTTTCGTGGTAAGGCAAATGAAGAAGAGAGCTCTGGTGCTGAGAGGTTTGTTGGGAACTTTAAG GCTGGGTTTTGTCTGTACAAGCTGCCTGATGGTGACGGGTCTTTGGACTCTGGAGAGTATAAAATAAGCCAGGGTATTCCCCCCAACTCCACTGTAAATGTCCTGATCCGTGTGTATGTTGTTGCA GCCTCAAACCTCCATCCAGCCGACCCTGATGGAAAGGCAGATCCTTATATTGTGCTGAAACtaggaaaaaatgaaatcaaggACAGAGACAACTACATCCCAAAACAACTCAACCCAGTGTTTGGCAG atCGTTTGAAATTCAAGCCTCTTTCCCCAAGGAATCCTTACTGAGGGTTCTCATCTATGACTATGATGTTATTGGTGGTGATGATTTGATtggagagacacagatagattTGGAGAACCGATTTTATAGCAGACACAGAGCAACCTGTGGCCTCCCAACTGAATATGCCAT TGAGGGCTACAATGCCTGGAGAGATTCCATTAAACCGACTGATTTGCTGATTAAGCTatgcaaagaaaacaaacttGACAGCCCTCGCTTCACTCCTGGTAGAATCACCATTGGAGAAAAGGTTTACACCGGAAAAACAGTCTTTGCTGATGAGG ATCAGGTAGTTGAGTCCTACGAACATTTGGCACTGAAAGTACTGCAAAGGTGGGAAGAAATGCCAGGTATGGGCTGCAAACTGGTGCCAGAGCACATCGAGACCCGCACCCTATACCTAAAGGACAAGCCTGGCATGGACCAG GGCCAGGTGCAGATGTGGGTAGATATCTTTCCTATGGACATGCCTCATCCTGGACCTCCTGTGGACATTTCCCCCCGCAAACCCAAAGG ATATGAATTGAGGATCATAATCTGGAACACAGAAGATGTCATTTTGGAAGACACCAATTTCATAACTGGCCAACAGTCGAGTGACATCTACATTAAAGG GTGGCTGAAGGGCCTTGAAGATGATGGCCAGGAAACAGATGTCCATTACAACTCTCTGACTGGTGAGGGTAACTTCAACTGGCGCTTCGTGTTCCCCTTCCACTACCTTCCAGCTGAGAAACTGGTGGTGGTCAGCAAACGTGAGAACATCTTTTCTCTGGACAAGACAGAGCAGAAGCTGCCTGCAGTCTTAGTGCTACAGGTGTGGGACTTTGAGAGGTTGTCTTCTGATGACTTCCTTG GCTCAGTGGAGTTGGACCTGCATTGGTTTCCTCGTGGTgccaaaaaagcaaaagaatgtAAGATGGATATGCTAAATAACCACAGTGAAAATATATCCATCTTCCAGCAGAAACGTGCCAAAGGCTGGTGGCCTTTTGTGAAGGCTGATGAGCTTACA GGAAAAGTGGAAGCTGAATTCCACTTGGTAACAGCTGAAGAAGCAGAGAAGAACCCTGTAGGTCGAGCACGCAAGGAGCCAGAACCACTAGAAAAACCCAA TCGACCAGATACAACCTTCTCTTGGTTTGTGAACCCATTTAAGTGTTTCTTCCATCTGATCTGGAAGAACTATAAGAAGTACATTATAGCTGCCCTGTTGCTGCTGATCCTGGCACTGTTTCTTGCCTTGCTTTTCTACACACTGCCGGGGGCGATCAGCAACAGGATCGTCAGTGGATGA
- the fer1l6 gene encoding fer-1-like protein 6 isoform X2: protein MDQDKESSGSQSKNVFGLKVKKRKKKASKALVFANKSAQDYSESKSATEEPPGVEGVEVPQPGSDPGLSAYLSFREVTNTKRCMIFTSQFNMWFTKSVFVVCAILCLNRSKPVAKILESESKPQTFQISINITEARQLVGENIDPSVVIEIGDEKKQTSVKEGTNAPFYNEYFVFDFFAHQEIFFDKIIKLSVMHSKIMKSFCVGTFKIDVRTVYNQPGHQFTNKWAALMDPTDVSTGVKGHLKCDICVTGKGDVLPHSQKFSDPEEQIEKNPLLPEGFPSMRPWARYYVKVYRAEGLPRMNSSIMANVTKAFVSDNTALIDPYVVVSFFGQVGRTSTQKNSADPVWNEQVVFKEMFPPLCQRLKIQVLDEGSMNDVAIGTHYLDLRRISNDQDGDNGFLPTFGPAWVNIYGSARNSTLVDDSQDMNEGIGEGVSFRGRIYIQLTVEILSGGAESKPLLSMKMPFKDAKGGKAATKDPKAAAGGAGGGEEDKSKAMGAMVLPVDPPEMISDEDKENFLLFGAVFEATMIDRRIGDKHITFEFTIGNFGNFIDGATLPTTKKKVEKGPDPLSQETAMTTPLLEGQTSKPCKSTTPPEKPLIGDGIRNYLYLPISNKKPCVHVWSCWEDWTYRLHHSNMLDRIAIMFEEGVAKVTELDKLVDPCAEPFMCAVLQEFCKDAREFISFAEKKAKGTHLTVLDKKRLILCKQELESMIGIAGTIMEPKRKPLTVKEMLREAQILTHRIRFLVEEPQHTLPDVFVWLLSNNKRIAYARIPARHLLYSDKLVERGRDCGKIKTLFLKPPSKRGAAGWIVQAKVDVYLWLGSCREMSHMLENLPAGFEPQGSSSEEGTGSLPESLLYKDHHKFQLRAHMYQARGLIAADNTGLSDPFARVSFLSNTQSTAIIDQTLTPTWNQMLMVNKVSLYGDLSEIVKEPALVVIEVYDEDALGKPEYLGSTIAVPVVRLNEEPYTPAQLQYSPLFYGSISGGDILGAFELIQTGKHPLPEIEEPEGQIYPVPSYIRPVLCKYRIEVLFWGLRELKKVQLLPVDRPQVFIECAGKGVNSSVIQSYKSNPNFTVLVDSFDVELPENEYLHPPLTITVVDWRAFGRSTLVGSHVINNLGLFKYTPPSLPPPRQLPPEPAIIELAPLPGQEGTEAQSSEEVYITIEQEEISKPSQTPEPVPQDRKDRVSTKSKRRSTKRKKRTAADESADSVIDWWSKYYASVEKIQMSKQREANPFPHIYEAAKGMKEKKIEFNFKNVMEQTKIATLTIYDKELEAEFGPFDDWVKTFQLFRGKANEEESSGAERFVGNFKAGFCLYKLPDGDGSLDSGEYKISQGIPPNSTVNVLIRVYVVAASNLHPADPDGKADPYIVLKLGKNEIKDRDNYIPKQLNPVFGRSFEIQASFPKESLLRVLIYDYDVIGGDDLIGETQIDLENRFYSRHRATCGLPTEYAIEGYNAWRDSIKPTDLLIKLCKENKLDSPRFTPGRITIGEKVYTGKTVFADEDQVVESYEHLALKVLQRWEEMPGMGCKLVPEHIETRTLYLKDKPGMDQGQVQMWVDIFPMDMPHPGPPVDISPRKPKGYELRIIIWNTEDVILEDTNFITGQQSSDIYIKGWLKGLEDDGQETDVHYNSLTGEGNFNWRFVFPFHYLPAEKLVVVSKRENIFSLDKTEQKLPAVLVLQVWDFERLSSDDFLGSVELDLHWFPRGAKKAKECKMDMLNNHSENISIFQQKRAKGWWPFVKADELTGKVEAEFHLVTAEEAEKNPVGRARKEPEPLEKPNRPDTTFSWFVNPFKCFFHLIWKNYKKYIIAALLLLILALFLALLFYTLPGAISNRIVSG, encoded by the exons ATGGATCAAGACAAAGAGAGCTCTGGATCACAAAG CAAAAATGTCTTTGGATTAAaagtgaagaagaggaagaagaaagccAGCAAAGCTCTAGTCTTTGCGAACAAAAGTGCTCAGG ATTATTCTGAGAGTAAAAGTGCTACTGAAGAACCACCAGGTGTAGAAGGTGTTGAAGTCCCTCAGCCTGGCAGTGACCCTGGTCTCTCTGCCTACTTGTCCTTCAGAGAAGTTACCAATACCAAGAGGTGCATGATTTTTACTTCTCAATTTAATATGTGGTTTACAAAGAGTGTATTTGTTGTCTGTGCTATTCTTTGTCTTAATAGATCCAAGCCTGTGGCCAAGATTTTGGAAAGTGAAAGTAAACCACAGACTTTTCAG ATTTCCATCAACATCACAGAGGCTAGACAGCTGGTTGGTGAAAACATTGACCCCAGTGTGGTCATTGAAATCGGAGACGAAAAGAAACAGACATCAGTAAAAGAGGGCACCAATGCACCGTTTTACAATGAG tATTTCGTGTTTGACTTCTTTGCACATCAAGAGATATTTTTTGACAAAATCATTAAACTATCA GTAATGCATTCAAAGATCATGAAAAGCTTTTGCGTGGGAACATTTAAGATTGATGTTAGAACCGTCTACAATCAGCCTG GTCATCAGTTTACCAATAAATGGGCAGCTCTTATGGATCCTACAGATGTCAGCACAGGAGTCAAAGGTCACTTGAAGTGTGACATCTGTGTGACGGGGAAAGGAGATGTGTTGCCCCATTCTCAGAAGTTTAGTGACCCTGAAGAGCAAATAGAAAA GAACCCACTGCTGCCTGAAGGTTTCCCATCTATGCGCCCATGGGCCCGTTATTATGTGAAAGTGTACAGAGCAGAAGGTCTTCCCAGGATGAATTCTAGCATCATGGCTAATGTGACCAAGGCGTTTGTTAGCGACAACACAGCTCTTATAGATCCATATGTGGTAGTATCTTTCTTTGGACAGGTG GGCCGGACCTCCACACAGAAGAACTCGGCAGACCCTGTATGGAATGAGCAGGTGGTATTTAAAGAGATGTTTCCTCCTTTGTGTCAGAGGCTAAAGATACAGGTACTGGATGAGGGTAGCATGAATGATGTAGCCATTGGGACTCACTACCTTGATCTGCGCAGAATTTCCAATGACCAGGATGGCGATAATG GTTTCCTCCCCACATTTGGTCCTGCCTGGGTCAACATCTACGGTTCAGCCCGTAACTCTACTCTTGTGGATGATAGTCAGGACATGAATGAGGGAATAGGGGAAGGGGTATCATTTAGAGGAAGGATTTACATCCAGCTAACTGTGGAGATCCTGTCTGGAGGGGCTGAGTCAAAACCTCTGCTCTCTATGAAGATGCCTTTTAAAGATGCTAAGGGTGGGAAAGCAGCAACTAAAGACCCTAAAGCTGCAGCAGGAGGGGCaggtggaggagaggaggacAAAAGCAAGGCTATGGGAGCCATGGTACTGCCTGTGGATCCACCTGAAATG ATCAGTGATGAGGACAAGGAGAACTTCCTGCTGTTTGGTGCTGTGTTTGAGGCTactatgattgacaggaggATTGGTGACAAACATATCACTTTTGAATTCACTattg GAAACTTTGGTAACTTTATTGATGGTGCCACTCTACCAACCACCAAGAAAAAAGTAGAGAAAGGTCCTGATCCTTTAAGCCAAGAAACTGCCATGACTACTCCTCTTCTAGAAGGTCAAACATCAAAGCCGTGCAAATCCACCACACCTCCAGAGAAGCCTCTTATTGGAGATGGAATCAG GAACTACTTATATTTACCCATTTCGAATAAGAAACCATGTGTCCATGTGTGGAGCTGCTGGGAGGACTGGACATACCGCCTCCACCATTCTAACATGCTGGACAGGATTGCCATCATGTTT GAAGAAGGAGTAGCCAAGGTGACAGAACTGGACAAGCTGGTGGATCCATGCGCCGAACCTTTTATGTGTGCTGTTTTACAAGAATTTTGTAAGGATGCCAG GGAGTTTATCAGTTTTGCTGAAAAGAAGGCGAAAGGAACCCATTTGACAGTGTTAGATAAGAAGAGGCTCATATTGTGCAAACAGGAACTG GAGAGCATGATAGGAATAGCTGGAACCATCATGGAACCAAAGAGAAAACCTCTAACTGTCAAAGAGATGCTGAGAGAAGCACAGATACTCACACACAGAATCAGATTCCTGGTGGAAGAG CCACAGCACACACTGCCAGACGTATTTGTGTGGTTGCTCAGTAATAATAAACGCATAGCGTATGCCCGCATCCCTGCACGCCACCTGCTTTACTCTGATAAACTTgtggaaagagggagagactgTGGCAAGATCAAAACCTTGTTCCTTAAG CCCCCGTCCAAGCGTGGAGCAGCTGGCTGGATAGTGCAGGCTAAAGTGGATGTGTACTTGTGGCTGGGCAGCTGCAGAGAGATGTCCCATATGCTGGAGAATCTCCCAGCAGGCTTTGAGCCACAGGGGTCATCATCAGAGGAGGGTACAGGCTCTCTTCCTGAGAGTTTACTCTATAAAG ACCATCATAAGTTTCAGCTGAGGGCTCATATGTACCAGGCTCGTGGGCTCATTGCAGCAGACAACACAGGCCTGTCAGACCCCTTCGCCAGAGTATCCTTCCTCTCCAACACTCAGTCCACAGCA ATAATTGACCAGACTCTTACCCCAACATGGAACCAGATGTTGATGGTAAATAAGGTGTCTCTGTATGGAGATCTCAGTGAGATAGTAAAAGAGCCAGCTCTTGTTGTTATTGAGGTCTACGATGAAGACGCACTG GGTAAGCCAGAGTACCTGGGCTCCACTATAGCTGTGCCAGTGGTCAGGCTCAATGAGGAGCCATACACACCAGCTCAGCTGCAGTACAGTCCACTTTTTTATGGTAGCATATCCGGTGGCGACATACTTGGAGCTTTTGAGCTTATCCAG ACAGGAAAGCATCCTCTACCTGAGATAGAGGAGCCAGAGGGCCAGATCTACCCTGTGCCTTCATACATCCGACCTGTGCTCTGCAAATACAGAATTGAA GTTCTCTTCTGGGGGTTGAGAGAACTGAAAAAGGTGCAGCTCCTGCCTGTGGATCGGCCCCAGGTCTTCATTGAGTGTGCAGGAAAAGGCGTTAACTCCTCTGTGATACAGAGCTACAAGAGCAACCCAAACTTCACCGTGCTTGTGGACTCCTTTGATGTG GAGCTGCCTGAGAATGAGTACCTCCACCCTCCTCTCACAATCACTGTGGTGGACTGGAGAGCCTTTGGCAGGAGCACTCTGGTGGGCAGCCATGTCATAAACAACCTGGGCCTGTTCAAATACACGCCTCCATCTTTACCCCCTCCCAGACAACTTCCACCTGAGCCAGCCATCATAGAGC TTGCACCACTTCCTGGACAAGAGGGCACTGAAGCACAATCCAGTGAGGAAGTATACATAACTATAGAGCAGGAGGAGATCAGCAAACCTTCTCAGACACCTGAGCCAGTGCCTCAGGACAGGAAG GACAGAGTCTCTACAAAGAGCAAGCGAAGATCTACTAAAAGGAAGAAACGCACTGCTGCTGACGAGTCTGCTGACAGCGTCATTGACTGGTGGTCTAAGTACTACGCTTCAGTAGAGAAAATCCAAATG TCAAAACAACGAGAGGCCAACCCATTTCCACACATCTACGAAGCTG CTAAGGgaatgaaagagaagaaaattgAGTTTAACTTCAAGAATGTAATGGAGCAGACCAAGATTGCAACTTTAACG ATATATGACAAAGAGCTAGAGGCAGAGTTTGGTCCTTTTGATGACTGGGTCAAAACCTTTCAACTGTTTCGTGGTAAGGCAAATGAAGAAGAGAGCTCTGGTGCTGAGAGGTTTGTTGGGAACTTTAAG GCTGGGTTTTGTCTGTACAAGCTGCCTGATGGTGACGGGTCTTTGGACTCTGGAGAGTATAAAATAAGCCAGGGTATTCCCCCCAACTCCACTGTAAATGTCCTGATCCGTGTGTATGTTGTTGCA GCCTCAAACCTCCATCCAGCCGACCCTGATGGAAAGGCAGATCCTTATATTGTGCTGAAACtaggaaaaaatgaaatcaaggACAGAGACAACTACATCCCAAAACAACTCAACCCAGTGTTTGGCAG atCGTTTGAAATTCAAGCCTCTTTCCCCAAGGAATCCTTACTGAGGGTTCTCATCTATGACTATGATGTTATTGGTGGTGATGATTTGATtggagagacacagatagattTGGAGAACCGATTTTATAGCAGACACAGAGCAACCTGTGGCCTCCCAACTGAATATGCCAT TGAGGGCTACAATGCCTGGAGAGATTCCATTAAACCGACTGATTTGCTGATTAAGCTatgcaaagaaaacaaacttGACAGCCCTCGCTTCACTCCTGGTAGAATCACCATTGGAGAAAAGGTTTACACCGGAAAAACAGTCTTTGCTGATGAGG ATCAGGTAGTTGAGTCCTACGAACATTTGGCACTGAAAGTACTGCAAAGGTGGGAAGAAATGCCAGGTATGGGCTGCAAACTGGTGCCAGAGCACATCGAGACCCGCACCCTATACCTAAAGGACAAGCCTGGCATGGACCAG GGCCAGGTGCAGATGTGGGTAGATATCTTTCCTATGGACATGCCTCATCCTGGACCTCCTGTGGACATTTCCCCCCGCAAACCCAAAGG ATATGAATTGAGGATCATAATCTGGAACACAGAAGATGTCATTTTGGAAGACACCAATTTCATAACTGGCCAACAGTCGAGTGACATCTACATTAAAGG GTGGCTGAAGGGCCTTGAAGATGATGGCCAGGAAACAGATGTCCATTACAACTCTCTGACTGGTGAGGGTAACTTCAACTGGCGCTTCGTGTTCCCCTTCCACTACCTTCCAGCTGAGAAACTGGTGGTGGTCAGCAAACGTGAGAACATCTTTTCTCTGGACAAGACAGAGCAGAAGCTGCCTGCAGTCTTAGTGCTACAGGTGTGGGACTTTGAGAGGTTGTCTTCTGATGACTTCCTTG GCTCAGTGGAGTTGGACCTGCATTGGTTTCCTCGTGGTgccaaaaaagcaaaagaatgtAAGATGGATATGCTAAATAACCACAGTGAAAATATATCCATCTTCCAGCAGAAACGTGCCAAAGGCTGGTGGCCTTTTGTGAAGGCTGATGAGCTTACA GGAAAAGTGGAAGCTGAATTCCACTTGGTAACAGCTGAAGAAGCAGAGAAGAACCCTGTAGGTCGAGCACGCAAGGAGCCAGAACCACTAGAAAAACCCAA TCGACCAGATACAACCTTCTCTTGGTTTGTGAACCCATTTAAGTGTTTCTTCCATCTGATCTGGAAGAACTATAAGAAGTACATTATAGCTGCCCTGTTGCTGCTGATCCTGGCACTGTTTCTTGCCTTGCTTTTCTACACACTGCCGGGGGCGATCAGCAACAGGATCGTCAGTGGATGA